One region of Parambassis ranga chromosome 21, fParRan2.1, whole genome shotgun sequence genomic DNA includes:
- the stat4 gene encoding signal transducer and activator of transcription 4 isoform X1, translated as MVNETDRKAARQPPSSMSQWKQIQQLEIRLLEQVDYLYDDNFPMDIRQGLASWIESQDWDTAVNDESMATVLFTNLLAQLERVRLQEQNFLQRHNMKIIHQQLQLKYATNPAVMARVISTCLREEQRILSSACMQEQGPLEKSLQNSVAFERQKNMDNRVGLIRNSVQLMDQAVKYIEDMQDDFDFRYKTLQSQESSDRNSERMKQEVTRLQEILNRLDFKRKEILSKMDIVIKEIDDLITSQLNPELQDWKRRQQIAAIGGPLLTGLEQLQSWFTLTAQSLFQIKRQLDKLGDLVLKVTYESDPIPLQKPQMEERVKYLIYHLIKSSFVVEKQPCMPTHPQKPLIIKTGVQFTTKVRLLVKLPEVDYQLKVKTTFDKDLPPGRVSRQFFILTNNTKVMDIEDYSNGCLSVEFRHLQLKEKKYINGTKGNEGLLSVTEELHSLSFEACFTVQGLTIDLETCSLPLVVISNVSQLPGGWASVMWYNLLTDEPRNLSFFGNPPRANWSQLSEVLSWQFSTFAGRGLNKEQLTMLGEKLFGQHASCGEYQVSWSKFSKENIPGKPFSFWMWLDSILELIKKHLLPVWNENYIMGFVSKEMERALLKDREPGTFLLRFSESHLGGITFTWVEHNDNGEVKFNSVEPYTKNRLSALPFADIIRDYKVISDGVVPENPLKFLYPDIPKDEAFGRLYNSQPSKVHPYIPSTLIPISELRSNVSTTPPSCRSPEPPMTPGEFDMLSEQLCFDIDTMSSPYSE; from the exons ATGGTGAATGAGACCGACAGGAAAGCAGCGCGGCAACCTCCCAG CAGTATGAGCCAGTGGAAGCAGATTCAGCAGCTGGAGATCAGACTCCTAGAACAGGTGGACTATCTGTATGATGATAATTTCCCTATGGACATCCGACAGGGACTGGCCAGCTGGATCGAGTCTCAGGATTG GGACACTGCGGTTAATGATGAGTCGATGGCTACGGTGCTGTTCACCAACCTGCTGGCCCAGTTAGAGAGGGTGCGCTTACAGGAGCAGAACTTCCTACAAAGACACAACATGAAAATTATACACCAGCAACTGCAG CTGAAATACGCAACCAACCCTGCTGTCATGGCCAGAGTCATCTCCACCTGCCTCAGGGAGGAGCAGCGTATACTCTCCAGTGCCTGCATGCAGGAACAG GGTCCTCTGGAGAAATCGTTGCAGAATTCGGTGGCCTTCGAGAGGCAGAAGAACATGGACAACAGAGTTGGGCTCATCAGGAACAGTGTGCAG TTGATGGACCAGGCTGTGAAGTACATCGAGGACATGCAGGATGACTTTGATTTCCGTTACAAGACTCTACAGTCTCAAG AGTCATCAGATAGGAACTCTGAAAggatgaaacaggaagtaacacgaCTACAGGAAATACTCAACAGGCTTGACTTTAAAAGGAAG GAGATTCTTTCAAAGATGGATATTGTGATTAAAGAGATTGATGACCTGATCACCTCTCAGCTCAACCCTGAGCTGCAGGACTGGAAGCGCAGGCAGCAGATCGCTGCTATCGGCGGTCCTCTGCTGACCGGcctggagcagctgcagagctg GTTCACCCTGACAGCACAGAGCCTCTTCCAGATCAAGCGTCAGTTGGACAAACTGGGGGACCTGGTTCTAAAGGTCACCTATGAGAGTGACCCGATACCACTGCAAAAACCTCAGATGGAGGAGAGAGTTAAATACCTCATCTACCATCTCATCAAGAG CTCGTTTGTGGTGGAGAAACAGCCATGCATGCCTACACACCCACAGAAACCACTCATCATCAAGACCGGGGTACAGTTTACCACCAAAGTCAG ACTCCTGGTTAAACTTCCAGAGGTGGATTATCAGCTGAAAGTGAAAACAACATTTGACAA GGACCTCCCTCCTGGCAGAGT AAGTCGTCAGTTTTTCATTCTGACCAACAACACTAAAGTTATGGACATTGAGGACTATTCAAACGGCTGCCTCTCAGTGGAGTTCAGACACCTG CAGCTGAAAGAGAAGAAGTACATCAATGGCACAAAGGGGAATGAG ggacTGCTCTCTGTGACAGAAGAACTTCACTCTCTCAGTTTCGAGGCTTGCTTCACGGTGCAGGGTCTCACCATCGATCTTGAG ACGTGTTCCTTACCATTAGTGGTGATTTCCAATGTAAGCCAGCTGCCTGGAGGCTGGGCCTCCGTCATGTGGTACAACCTCCTGACAGATGAGCCCAGG AACTTGTCATTCTTTGGGAACCCACCACGAGCCAATTGGAGCCAGCTCTCTGAGGTCCTCAGCTGGCAGTTCTCCACTTTCGCCGGTCGAGGTCTCAACAAAGAGCAGCTCACCATGCTGGGGGAAAAGCTTTTTG GTCAGCATGCCTCCTGTGGTGAATATCAAGTGTCCTGGTCTAAGTTTTCAAAG GAGAACATCCCAGGAAAGCCCTTTAGTTTCTGGATGTGGCTGGACTCAATTCTGGAGCTCATCAAGAAGCACTTGCTGCCAGTCTGGAATGAGAA CTACATCATGGGATTTGTGAGTAAAGAGATGGAACGTGCTCTGCTGAAGGACAGAGAGCCGGGCACCTTCCTCCTACGCTTCAGCGAGAGTCACCTCGGAGGAATCACCTTCACCTGGGTGGAGCACAATGACAATG GTGAAGTGAAATTCAACTCCGTGGAGCCATACACTAAAAACCGGCTTAGTGCGCTTCCATTCGCCGACATTATACGAGACTACAAAGTGATCTCGGATGGCGTCGTCCCAGAAAACCCACTCAAGTTTCTCTACCCAGACATCCCCAAAGATGAGGCGTTTGGACGGCTTTACAACAGCCAGCCTAGCAAAG TCCATCCATACATACCGTCTACCCTGATCCCCATCTCAGAACTGCG CTCCAATGTGAGCACCACGCCCCCCTCATGTCGGTCCCCCGAGCCCCCCATGACTCCTGGGGAGTTTGACATGCTCAGTGAGCAGCTGTGCTTCGACATCGACACC ATGAGTTCTCCATATTCAGAGTAA
- the stat4 gene encoding signal transducer and activator of transcription 4 isoform X2, producing the protein MVNETDRKAARQPPSMSQWKQIQQLEIRLLEQVDYLYDDNFPMDIRQGLASWIESQDWDTAVNDESMATVLFTNLLAQLERVRLQEQNFLQRHNMKIIHQQLQLKYATNPAVMARVISTCLREEQRILSSACMQEQGPLEKSLQNSVAFERQKNMDNRVGLIRNSVQLMDQAVKYIEDMQDDFDFRYKTLQSQESSDRNSERMKQEVTRLQEILNRLDFKRKEILSKMDIVIKEIDDLITSQLNPELQDWKRRQQIAAIGGPLLTGLEQLQSWFTLTAQSLFQIKRQLDKLGDLVLKVTYESDPIPLQKPQMEERVKYLIYHLIKSSFVVEKQPCMPTHPQKPLIIKTGVQFTTKVRLLVKLPEVDYQLKVKTTFDKDLPPGRVSRQFFILTNNTKVMDIEDYSNGCLSVEFRHLQLKEKKYINGTKGNEGLLSVTEELHSLSFEACFTVQGLTIDLETCSLPLVVISNVSQLPGGWASVMWYNLLTDEPRNLSFFGNPPRANWSQLSEVLSWQFSTFAGRGLNKEQLTMLGEKLFGQHASCGEYQVSWSKFSKENIPGKPFSFWMWLDSILELIKKHLLPVWNENYIMGFVSKEMERALLKDREPGTFLLRFSESHLGGITFTWVEHNDNGEVKFNSVEPYTKNRLSALPFADIIRDYKVISDGVVPENPLKFLYPDIPKDEAFGRLYNSQPSKVHPYIPSTLIPISELRSNVSTTPPSCRSPEPPMTPGEFDMLSEQLCFDIDTMSSPYSE; encoded by the exons ATGGTGAATGAGACCGACAGGAAAGCAGCGCGGCAACCTCCCAG TATGAGCCAGTGGAAGCAGATTCAGCAGCTGGAGATCAGACTCCTAGAACAGGTGGACTATCTGTATGATGATAATTTCCCTATGGACATCCGACAGGGACTGGCCAGCTGGATCGAGTCTCAGGATTG GGACACTGCGGTTAATGATGAGTCGATGGCTACGGTGCTGTTCACCAACCTGCTGGCCCAGTTAGAGAGGGTGCGCTTACAGGAGCAGAACTTCCTACAAAGACACAACATGAAAATTATACACCAGCAACTGCAG CTGAAATACGCAACCAACCCTGCTGTCATGGCCAGAGTCATCTCCACCTGCCTCAGGGAGGAGCAGCGTATACTCTCCAGTGCCTGCATGCAGGAACAG GGTCCTCTGGAGAAATCGTTGCAGAATTCGGTGGCCTTCGAGAGGCAGAAGAACATGGACAACAGAGTTGGGCTCATCAGGAACAGTGTGCAG TTGATGGACCAGGCTGTGAAGTACATCGAGGACATGCAGGATGACTTTGATTTCCGTTACAAGACTCTACAGTCTCAAG AGTCATCAGATAGGAACTCTGAAAggatgaaacaggaagtaacacgaCTACAGGAAATACTCAACAGGCTTGACTTTAAAAGGAAG GAGATTCTTTCAAAGATGGATATTGTGATTAAAGAGATTGATGACCTGATCACCTCTCAGCTCAACCCTGAGCTGCAGGACTGGAAGCGCAGGCAGCAGATCGCTGCTATCGGCGGTCCTCTGCTGACCGGcctggagcagctgcagagctg GTTCACCCTGACAGCACAGAGCCTCTTCCAGATCAAGCGTCAGTTGGACAAACTGGGGGACCTGGTTCTAAAGGTCACCTATGAGAGTGACCCGATACCACTGCAAAAACCTCAGATGGAGGAGAGAGTTAAATACCTCATCTACCATCTCATCAAGAG CTCGTTTGTGGTGGAGAAACAGCCATGCATGCCTACACACCCACAGAAACCACTCATCATCAAGACCGGGGTACAGTTTACCACCAAAGTCAG ACTCCTGGTTAAACTTCCAGAGGTGGATTATCAGCTGAAAGTGAAAACAACATTTGACAA GGACCTCCCTCCTGGCAGAGT AAGTCGTCAGTTTTTCATTCTGACCAACAACACTAAAGTTATGGACATTGAGGACTATTCAAACGGCTGCCTCTCAGTGGAGTTCAGACACCTG CAGCTGAAAGAGAAGAAGTACATCAATGGCACAAAGGGGAATGAG ggacTGCTCTCTGTGACAGAAGAACTTCACTCTCTCAGTTTCGAGGCTTGCTTCACGGTGCAGGGTCTCACCATCGATCTTGAG ACGTGTTCCTTACCATTAGTGGTGATTTCCAATGTAAGCCAGCTGCCTGGAGGCTGGGCCTCCGTCATGTGGTACAACCTCCTGACAGATGAGCCCAGG AACTTGTCATTCTTTGGGAACCCACCACGAGCCAATTGGAGCCAGCTCTCTGAGGTCCTCAGCTGGCAGTTCTCCACTTTCGCCGGTCGAGGTCTCAACAAAGAGCAGCTCACCATGCTGGGGGAAAAGCTTTTTG GTCAGCATGCCTCCTGTGGTGAATATCAAGTGTCCTGGTCTAAGTTTTCAAAG GAGAACATCCCAGGAAAGCCCTTTAGTTTCTGGATGTGGCTGGACTCAATTCTGGAGCTCATCAAGAAGCACTTGCTGCCAGTCTGGAATGAGAA CTACATCATGGGATTTGTGAGTAAAGAGATGGAACGTGCTCTGCTGAAGGACAGAGAGCCGGGCACCTTCCTCCTACGCTTCAGCGAGAGTCACCTCGGAGGAATCACCTTCACCTGGGTGGAGCACAATGACAATG GTGAAGTGAAATTCAACTCCGTGGAGCCATACACTAAAAACCGGCTTAGTGCGCTTCCATTCGCCGACATTATACGAGACTACAAAGTGATCTCGGATGGCGTCGTCCCAGAAAACCCACTCAAGTTTCTCTACCCAGACATCCCCAAAGATGAGGCGTTTGGACGGCTTTACAACAGCCAGCCTAGCAAAG TCCATCCATACATACCGTCTACCCTGATCCCCATCTCAGAACTGCG CTCCAATGTGAGCACCACGCCCCCCTCATGTCGGTCCCCCGAGCCCCCCATGACTCCTGGGGAGTTTGACATGCTCAGTGAGCAGCTGTGCTTCGACATCGACACC ATGAGTTCTCCATATTCAGAGTAA
- the stat4 gene encoding signal transducer and activator of transcription 4 isoform X3 yields the protein MVNETDRKAARQPPSSMSQWKQIQQLEIRLLEQVDYLYDDNFPMDIRQGLASWIESQDWDTAVNDESMATVLFTNLLAQLERVRLQEQNFLQRHNMKIIHQQLQLKYATNPAVMARVISTCLREEQRILSSACMQEQGPLEKSLQNSVAFERQKNMDNRVGLIRNSVQLMDQAVKYIEDMQDDFDFRYKTLQSQESSDRNSERMKQEVTRLQEILNRLDFKRKEILSKMDIVIKEIDDLITSQLNPELQDWKRRQQIAAIGGPLLTGLEQLQSWFTLTAQSLFQIKRQLDKLGDLVLKVTYESDPIPLQKPQMEERVKYLIYHLIKSSFVVEKQPCMPTHPQKPLIIKTGVQFTTKVRLLVKLPEVDYQLKVKTTFDKDLPPGRVRQFFILTNNTKVMDIEDYSNGCLSVEFRHLQLKEKKYINGTKGNEGLLSVTEELHSLSFEACFTVQGLTIDLETCSLPLVVISNVSQLPGGWASVMWYNLLTDEPRNLSFFGNPPRANWSQLSEVLSWQFSTFAGRGLNKEQLTMLGEKLFGQHASCGEYQVSWSKFSKENIPGKPFSFWMWLDSILELIKKHLLPVWNENYIMGFVSKEMERALLKDREPGTFLLRFSESHLGGITFTWVEHNDNGEVKFNSVEPYTKNRLSALPFADIIRDYKVISDGVVPENPLKFLYPDIPKDEAFGRLYNSQPSKVHPYIPSTLIPISELRSNVSTTPPSCRSPEPPMTPGEFDMLSEQLCFDIDTMSSPYSE from the exons ATGGTGAATGAGACCGACAGGAAAGCAGCGCGGCAACCTCCCAG CAGTATGAGCCAGTGGAAGCAGATTCAGCAGCTGGAGATCAGACTCCTAGAACAGGTGGACTATCTGTATGATGATAATTTCCCTATGGACATCCGACAGGGACTGGCCAGCTGGATCGAGTCTCAGGATTG GGACACTGCGGTTAATGATGAGTCGATGGCTACGGTGCTGTTCACCAACCTGCTGGCCCAGTTAGAGAGGGTGCGCTTACAGGAGCAGAACTTCCTACAAAGACACAACATGAAAATTATACACCAGCAACTGCAG CTGAAATACGCAACCAACCCTGCTGTCATGGCCAGAGTCATCTCCACCTGCCTCAGGGAGGAGCAGCGTATACTCTCCAGTGCCTGCATGCAGGAACAG GGTCCTCTGGAGAAATCGTTGCAGAATTCGGTGGCCTTCGAGAGGCAGAAGAACATGGACAACAGAGTTGGGCTCATCAGGAACAGTGTGCAG TTGATGGACCAGGCTGTGAAGTACATCGAGGACATGCAGGATGACTTTGATTTCCGTTACAAGACTCTACAGTCTCAAG AGTCATCAGATAGGAACTCTGAAAggatgaaacaggaagtaacacgaCTACAGGAAATACTCAACAGGCTTGACTTTAAAAGGAAG GAGATTCTTTCAAAGATGGATATTGTGATTAAAGAGATTGATGACCTGATCACCTCTCAGCTCAACCCTGAGCTGCAGGACTGGAAGCGCAGGCAGCAGATCGCTGCTATCGGCGGTCCTCTGCTGACCGGcctggagcagctgcagagctg GTTCACCCTGACAGCACAGAGCCTCTTCCAGATCAAGCGTCAGTTGGACAAACTGGGGGACCTGGTTCTAAAGGTCACCTATGAGAGTGACCCGATACCACTGCAAAAACCTCAGATGGAGGAGAGAGTTAAATACCTCATCTACCATCTCATCAAGAG CTCGTTTGTGGTGGAGAAACAGCCATGCATGCCTACACACCCACAGAAACCACTCATCATCAAGACCGGGGTACAGTTTACCACCAAAGTCAG ACTCCTGGTTAAACTTCCAGAGGTGGATTATCAGCTGAAAGTGAAAACAACATTTGACAA GGACCTCCCTCCTGGCAGAGT TCGTCAGTTTTTCATTCTGACCAACAACACTAAAGTTATGGACATTGAGGACTATTCAAACGGCTGCCTCTCAGTGGAGTTCAGACACCTG CAGCTGAAAGAGAAGAAGTACATCAATGGCACAAAGGGGAATGAG ggacTGCTCTCTGTGACAGAAGAACTTCACTCTCTCAGTTTCGAGGCTTGCTTCACGGTGCAGGGTCTCACCATCGATCTTGAG ACGTGTTCCTTACCATTAGTGGTGATTTCCAATGTAAGCCAGCTGCCTGGAGGCTGGGCCTCCGTCATGTGGTACAACCTCCTGACAGATGAGCCCAGG AACTTGTCATTCTTTGGGAACCCACCACGAGCCAATTGGAGCCAGCTCTCTGAGGTCCTCAGCTGGCAGTTCTCCACTTTCGCCGGTCGAGGTCTCAACAAAGAGCAGCTCACCATGCTGGGGGAAAAGCTTTTTG GTCAGCATGCCTCCTGTGGTGAATATCAAGTGTCCTGGTCTAAGTTTTCAAAG GAGAACATCCCAGGAAAGCCCTTTAGTTTCTGGATGTGGCTGGACTCAATTCTGGAGCTCATCAAGAAGCACTTGCTGCCAGTCTGGAATGAGAA CTACATCATGGGATTTGTGAGTAAAGAGATGGAACGTGCTCTGCTGAAGGACAGAGAGCCGGGCACCTTCCTCCTACGCTTCAGCGAGAGTCACCTCGGAGGAATCACCTTCACCTGGGTGGAGCACAATGACAATG GTGAAGTGAAATTCAACTCCGTGGAGCCATACACTAAAAACCGGCTTAGTGCGCTTCCATTCGCCGACATTATACGAGACTACAAAGTGATCTCGGATGGCGTCGTCCCAGAAAACCCACTCAAGTTTCTCTACCCAGACATCCCCAAAGATGAGGCGTTTGGACGGCTTTACAACAGCCAGCCTAGCAAAG TCCATCCATACATACCGTCTACCCTGATCCCCATCTCAGAACTGCG CTCCAATGTGAGCACCACGCCCCCCTCATGTCGGTCCCCCGAGCCCCCCATGACTCCTGGGGAGTTTGACATGCTCAGTGAGCAGCTGTGCTTCGACATCGACACC ATGAGTTCTCCATATTCAGAGTAA